One genomic segment of Candidatus Neomarinimicrobiota bacterium includes these proteins:
- a CDS encoding PorV/PorQ family protein → MRRGLIIFTFLISAQFLAAQGNLFPSLGGQRAGTSSFSFLKIGIGARAHGMAGAYTAIANDASSLFWNPAGAAQVDEAINITVDQSQWIADFQLSSFAGVWKFGRVHHLGFSALALYAPPTEITTEYRPDGTGEYFNYGDMLLGLTYALRMTDRFSFGLTTKLVEEQLADLTMRSVLVDLGTYYRTGYKDLRFAVSLLNFGSPARPNGAYANTDTTESEYESFAPPTIFRLGVAHEWLQSPRQTLTSSIQLNHPVDNGENISLGIEYGFHEMLFLRSGYHFSDEVRSWTVGLGIEWSGFSFGYSYADMSDLNRSEHISLGWSF, encoded by the coding sequence ATGCGACGAGGACTGATCATATTTACCTTTTTGATTTCAGCCCAGTTTCTGGCTGCCCAGGGGAATCTTTTTCCCAGCCTGGGGGGTCAAAGAGCCGGAACGTCGTCCTTTTCATTCCTCAAGATCGGGATTGGTGCCAGAGCCCATGGAATGGCTGGAGCCTATACTGCCATTGCCAATGATGCATCCAGTCTATTCTGGAATCCTGCCGGGGCAGCACAGGTGGATGAAGCCATCAACATTACGGTGGATCAGAGTCAATGGATTGCAGATTTTCAGTTGAGCAGCTTTGCCGGGGTCTGGAAGTTTGGTCGCGTTCATCACCTGGGATTCAGCGCACTGGCCCTGTATGCCCCGCCAACAGAAATAACTACTGAATATAGACCTGATGGAACCGGTGAATATTTCAATTATGGTGATATGCTTTTAGGACTCACTTACGCACTGAGAATGACGGATCGTTTTTCATTTGGTCTCACAACCAAGCTGGTAGAAGAACAACTGGCTGATTTGACAATGCGAAGTGTGCTTGTGGATCTGGGGACATATTATCGGACAGGCTACAAAGATCTACGCTTTGCAGTATCCCTGCTGAACTTTGGTTCCCCAGCCCGCCCAAACGGGGCTTATGCCAATACTGATACCACTGAATCAGAATACGAGTCCTTTGCCCCCCCAACAATTTTCCGTCTTGGTGTGGCCCACGAATGGCTCCAATCACCCCGTCAGACATTAACCAGCTCAATTCAGCTCAATCACCCCGTGGATAATGGTGAAAACATCTCACTTGGTATTGAGTATGGATTTCATGAGATGCTATTCTTGAGAAGTGGCTATCATTTTAGTGATGAGGTACGCTCCTGGACAGTGGGTCTGGGAATTGAATGGTCTGGATTTAGTTTCGGGTATTCATATGCAGATATGTCTGATTTAAATCGTTCTGAACATATCAGTCTGGGATGGTCGTTCTGA
- a CDS encoding TonB-dependent receptor has translation MRSLVTLIIILSMVLSIYGQGSCVIEGHVSDPVSGESLPGVNVMIKGSYYGSATDLDGRFRLTGMSPGTYDIEFSMIGYKVVLKTNNIVSTAEPIFVEIELEQTTLALGQEVVVEGDRPLFEVDQTSSSVRLTSDDLKMNIVENVGDVLAEQAGITSQDNEIHIRGGRVDESMFIVDGMSVKDPLSGSANNLYLNVDAIEELEVITGGFNAEYGQAMSGIINIRIKEGSEDYHGTFSYSSDHFGLKALPWDAFTKDRVEFTLSGPDIFSGTLNALGLKVPGQFSFFLNGYMNLNDSYLPGADDLFPSQSWMESLAPRNKNNWHGLYKLTWRINDQQKLSVSYDYSLDINQGWGFPYRYQYILNNNNTITKESILSSLLYTHTLSSKLFFEIAMGRFFTNIHSAVQNKHWTEYQQTSDIEPINYSLQQPEIEGVINVSYGDEFWDHGDASGWYDYYSDNLSIATDVNYQPSKRHSFKAGYDHKRSELQVIDINSPWLGESGLGRNYDFWNATTDYGAFYIQDRITFDGMIANLGIRYDYWFPGQYLEDAVADSSVAIITDATRAKFYAETFELGGHRGKGHLSPRLGISHPVTDSDVLYFNYGHFSQLPTFNYVYAKLRSSAEATYQLFGNPNLSPKTTVAYEIGVKHKFDANQVLEIKAFYKDMFGYETSQKINSFHPKEGRISYLIYINMDYARSRGVEVNFKRRFARYFSADANASYSFTTGKSSTPLDNLLVESGRLDEKPLGENYLRWDQPFSIFTNLHFNVGKKDQPHLFGLRLPKDWGISARIEYQAGRRFTGVKDITTIEVDGKLYYLGTPMSDTPYSETADPFTTVDLKLNKYFQVIGLEWKAYCTIENLFNVKQPTSVNPFTGKGYDPGEIFSYSFYRRVDPNYNPGRYSIPRTVEMGMSLRF, from the coding sequence GTGCGAAGTTTGGTTACCCTCATAATAATTCTTTCCATGGTTCTCTCCATTTATGGACAGGGCAGCTGTGTCATTGAAGGACACGTAAGCGACCCTGTTTCAGGCGAATCCCTTCCTGGTGTGAATGTCATGATTAAGGGAAGCTACTATGGCAGCGCCACAGATCTGGATGGTCGCTTCAGACTGACTGGCATGTCTCCTGGTACCTATGACATAGAATTTTCCATGATTGGGTATAAGGTTGTCCTGAAGACCAACAACATTGTGAGCACTGCAGAACCCATTTTTGTAGAAATCGAGCTGGAACAAACCACCCTGGCTCTGGGTCAGGAAGTGGTGGTTGAGGGTGACCGTCCCCTGTTTGAAGTGGATCAGACCTCTTCCAGCGTCCGACTTACCTCTGACGACTTGAAAATGAATATTGTGGAAAATGTTGGGGATGTTCTGGCTGAACAAGCTGGTATTACCTCCCAGGATAACGAAATCCATATCAGAGGTGGTCGTGTTGATGAATCCATGTTTATTGTGGATGGCATGTCAGTCAAAGATCCACTCTCAGGCAGTGCCAACAACCTTTACTTAAATGTGGATGCCATTGAGGAATTGGAAGTGATTACGGGGGGGTTTAATGCTGAATATGGTCAGGCCATGTCAGGCATTATTAACATTCGAATAAAAGAAGGTTCTGAGGACTATCATGGAACGTTCTCTTATTCCAGTGACCATTTTGGCTTGAAAGCTTTGCCCTGGGATGCTTTCACCAAGGACAGAGTTGAATTCACCCTGAGTGGTCCTGATATTTTCTCAGGAACCTTAAATGCTCTGGGATTAAAGGTTCCTGGTCAATTCAGCTTTTTCCTGAATGGCTATATGAACCTCAACGATTCCTATCTGCCAGGGGCTGATGATCTGTTTCCCTCGCAATCATGGATGGAGAGTTTGGCGCCTCGTAATAAAAATAATTGGCATGGACTTTACAAATTGACCTGGCGCATCAACGATCAGCAAAAACTCAGTGTGTCCTACGATTATTCTTTGGATATCAATCAGGGCTGGGGATTTCCTTACAGATATCAATATATTCTGAACAATAATAATACCATTACAAAGGAATCTATCCTTAGCTCCTTGTTATATACCCATACCCTCTCATCAAAACTCTTCTTTGAGATCGCCATGGGTCGCTTTTTTACCAATATCCATTCTGCCGTTCAAAACAAGCATTGGACGGAATACCAGCAGACCTCCGACATTGAACCAATCAACTATTCTTTACAGCAGCCCGAAATTGAAGGCGTAATCAACGTCAGTTATGGAGATGAGTTCTGGGATCACGGTGATGCAAGCGGATGGTATGACTATTACTCTGACAACCTTTCCATTGCTACCGACGTCAACTATCAGCCCTCGAAACGTCATAGTTTCAAAGCAGGTTATGATCATAAACGATCAGAGCTCCAGGTTATCGATATTAATTCACCCTGGTTAGGTGAATCAGGTTTGGGTCGCAACTATGACTTTTGGAATGCTACCACTGACTATGGCGCCTTCTATATCCAGGACCGCATCACCTTCGATGGTATGATCGCCAATCTGGGTATCCGCTATGATTATTGGTTCCCTGGGCAATATCTGGAAGACGCTGTGGCTGACAGTTCCGTCGCTATCATTACAGATGCTACACGGGCGAAATTCTATGCTGAGACCTTTGAACTTGGAGGACATAGAGGCAAGGGACATCTAAGTCCACGACTGGGAATATCTCATCCAGTTACTGACTCTGACGTGTTGTATTTCAACTATGGCCATTTTTCACAACTTCCCACATTTAATTATGTCTATGCCAAGCTACGTTCTTCGGCGGAGGCTACCTATCAGCTCTTTGGTAATCCGAATCTTTCTCCCAAGACAACTGTGGCCTATGAGATCGGGGTTAAACATAAATTTGATGCCAACCAAGTCCTGGAAATCAAAGCCTTTTATAAGGATATGTTCGGCTATGAAACCAGTCAAAAGATCAATTCATTCCATCCTAAAGAAGGTCGGATATCATATCTCATTTATATCAATATGGACTATGCCAGATCCCGTGGTGTCGAAGTTAATTTCAAGCGCCGTTTTGCCAGATATTTTTCGGCTGACGCCAATGCGAGCTACAGCTTTACAACAGGTAAAAGTTCCACACCCCTAGATAATCTTCTCGTAGAGTCAGGTCGCCTCGATGAGAAACCCCTGGGTGAGAATTATTTGCGTTGGGATCAACCCTTCAGCATCTTTACCAATCTGCACTTTAATGTGGGCAAAAAGGACCAGCCTCATCTGTTCGGATTAAGACTTCCTAAAGACTGGGGAATATCAGCTCGGATCGAATATCAAGCGGGCCGCCGCTTCACGGGTGTCAAGGATATCACCACTATCGAAGTAGATGGCAAACTCTATTATTTAGGGACTCCTATGAGTGATACGCCATACTCCGAAACCGCTGATCCATTTACGACAGTCGATCTCAAGCTGAATAAATATTTTCAGGTCATTGGACTGGAGTGGAAAGCCTATTGCACAATTGAAAATCTTTTCAATGTGAAACAACCCACCTCTGTCAATCCTTTCACTGGGAAGGGATATGATCCTGGAGAAATCTTTTCATATAGTTTTTATCGCAGAGTTGACCCTAACTATAATCCAGGTCGCTATTCTATCCCCAGAACGGTCGAAATGGGCATGAGTTTGAGATTCTGA